From the genome of Vicia villosa cultivar HV-30 ecotype Madison, WI linkage group LG2, Vvil1.0, whole genome shotgun sequence, one region includes:
- the LOC131645846 gene encoding glutelin type-D 1-like, with the protein MDIDLTPKLSKKVYGDNGGSYYSWSPSELPMLREGNIGAAKLALEKNSFATPRYSDSSKVAYVLQGSGVAGIVQPESEEKVLAIKTGDALALPFGVVTWWFNKEDTELVILFLGDTSKAHKAGEFTDFFLTGPNGIFTGFSTEFVGRAWDLDETNVKTLVGKQTGKGIVKLDGSISLPEPKDGDRKGMVLNCLEAPLDVDVKNGGRVVVLNTKNLPLVGEVGLGADLVRLDGNAMCSPGFSCDSAFQVTYVVRGSGRVQVVGVDGKRVLETTLKAGNLFIVPRFFVVSKICDPEGMEWFSIITTPNPIFTHMAGSSSVWKALSSTVLQAAFNVDAETEKLFRSKRTGDAIFFPPPN; encoded by the coding sequence ATGGATATTGATCTCACTCCAAAATTGTCGAAGAAAGTGTACGGTGACAATGGTGGATCGTATTACAGTTGGTCACCATCTGAACTTCCTATGCTGCGTGAAGGTAACATTGGTGCTGCCAAGTTAGCTCTTGAGAAGAACAGTTTTGCCACTCCTCGGTACTCTGATTCTTCCAAAGTTGCATATGTTCTTCAAGGAAGTGGAGTTGCTGGAATTGTGCAACCTGAATCAGAAGAGAAGGTTCTTGCAATTAAGACTGGTGATGCTTTAGCACTTCCTTTTGGTGTTGTGACATGGTGGTTCAACAAAGAGGACACTGAGTTGGTTATTTTGTTTCTTGGAGATACTTCAAAAGCACATAAGGCTGGTGAGTTCACTGATTTTTTCCTAACTGGTCCTAACGGAATCTTTACCGGATTTTCGACTGAGTTTGTGGGAAGAGCTTGGGACTTGGACGAGACCAATGTGAAGACCCTTGTTGGGAAACAAACCGGGAAAGGGATTGTGAAGCTTGACGGAAGCATCAGCCTTCCTGAGCCTAAAGATGGAGACAGGAAAGGTATGGTCTTGAATTGTCTAGAGGCACCATTGGATGTCGATGTTAAGAATGGCGGAAGGGTTGTTGTTTTGAACACCAAGAACCTTCCTTTGGTTGGTGAGGTTGGTCTAGGAGCTGACCTTGTGAGGCTTGATGGAAATGCCATGTGCTCGCCTGGATTCTCTTGCGATTCTGCTTTCCAGGTTACTTATGTTGTTAGGGGAAGCGGACGCGTTCaagttgttggtgttgatggCAAGAGGGTTTTGGAGACTACTTTGAAGGCTGGAAATTTGTTCATTGTCCCAAGGTTTTTCGTCGTCTCCAAGATTTGTGACCCCGAGGGAATGGAGTGGTTTTCTATCATCACTACTCCTAATCCCATCTTTACACACATGGCTGGAAGTTCTTCGGTGTGGAAGGCATTATCATCTACAGTTCTGCAGGCTGCTTTCAACGTAGATGCTGAAACTGAGAAACTCTTCCGTTCTAAGAGAACTGGAGATGCCATTTTCTTCCCTCCTCCAAATTAA
- the LOC131648541 gene encoding uncharacterized protein LOC131648541: MASSSSTKVSMKLLIDTKNNKVLFAEASKPVIDFLFNLLCLPIGTVVKFLSSNNMVGSLGNLYQSVENLDQNYMQPFQTKDVLLNPKAQSSSTQISGFLTRNHANEDKDEEIKLFMCPNKCKFEVTKDNTTRCTSSVNIHSPFMAPAYSSCLNFMSSEVPYIGNKKVAGKKKVFPITRVVL, from the coding sequence ATGGCGTCTTCTTCTTCCACCAAAGTATCCATGAAGCTTCTTATCGACACAAAGAATAACAAAGTTCTCTTTGCTGAAGCTTCAAAACCTGTCATAGACTTTCTCTTCAACTTGCTATGCTTACCTATTGGTACTGTAGTTAAGTTTCTAAGTTCAAATAACATGGTAGGTAGCTTAGGAAATCTGTATCAAAGTGTTGAAAATCTGGACCAGAATTACATGCAACCATTTCAAACCAAGGATGTTCTCTTAAACCCAAAAGCTCAAAGCTCTTCCACTCAAATCTCAGGCTTCCTTACTCGTAACCATGCTAATGAAGACAAAGATGAAGAAATAAAGTTGTTCATGTGTCCAAATAAGTGTAAGTTTGAGGTGACAAAAGATAACACAACTCGATGCACTAGTTCTGTCAATATTCACTCTCCTTTTATGGCTCCAGCCTATTCTTCTTGCTTAAACTTTATGAGCAGTGAAGTTCCTTATATTGGAAATAAGAAGGTTGCtggaaaaaaaaaggtttttccaATAACAAGAGTGGTTTTGTGA